The nucleotide sequence TGCCAAACCCTGTCCTGGCAGTGCCAaaccctgtccctgcagtgccaAACTCTGTCCCGGCAGTGCCAAACCCTGTCCTGGCAGTGCCAAACCCGGTCCTGGCAGTGCCAAACCCTGCCGGGATTCCCTCCTGTagctcctgtccccaccccgTGCCAGCTGCAGCGCGCTCCGGGCAGGTTTAAGGATTTAATCCAGGTTTAATTCCCTTTCTCTGCAGCGTGCTCCGGGCAGGTTTTAGGATTTAATCCAGGTTTAATTCTGTTACTCTGCAGCGTGCTCCGGGCAGGTTTAGGGATTTAATCCAGGTTTAATTCTGTTACTCTGCAGTGTTAAGGATTTAATCCAGGTTTAATTCCCTTTCTCTGCAGCGTGCTCCGGGCAGGTTTAAGGCCAGGTTTAAGGATTTAATCCCGGTTTAATCTCTCtaccccctgcccagggctcaggCTGTCCCTTTTTGGGGAGGTTCCCCCCAGGTTTGGGGTTGTGCCAGGCCCAGCCCGGCGCCGCCGCGTTCACCATTTGTATTTCCCGCTGACACAACCCAATAAAAACCTCCAACCACCAGGCTGAGAGCattgaaatattgaaaaaaataaatataaaaacatagaattatacatacatatataaaattaGATATATAAATAATGATATAAAACATaacataattttattatataattatatcttatgatattttaatatttatatctAATATCTATATTATATAATTACATAATTATTACAATTATATAAtatacattatttaaaatatagataCAATATATATAATTACCTAGAAATATAATagatataattatatataaaaatatataattatatagaaatataaaatatacatgcaatatattaatatttttatatataattgcatatataaatataaaacataattatataatcatatatataataatgtattatatataatatattattatataatcatataatatataatcatatattctatataattatataagatataattattaaaatgtaagaatatatcattatatatataatagaaCCATGATAAATCattattatattaataaaacCTTTAAACCTTTACTaataaaacagctttaaaaCCCGGCTTTAAAACCCAGCATTAAGAGCGAGCCCCGCTCCTTTCCCAGGACAGCTCAAGAATCGTTCCAGGGCACAAAAAGGagtttattgttttaatttattatttttttttttttttttccgctTTATTCAGGCAGCCAGCGCTACTCCCTGGGTACTCCCCCCTCCCACACAGCCCAGCAAAGCTCCCCCACCCCGGGGCTTCTTTGGTCCCACAAAAAGCTTTTACAAAATTCCCCACCCCTTCCAAGGGCAAGAAAAGCCCGGCCTAGCTGCACTCCTGCGCAGGCCCAGGACTCAAGTATGgcttgcatttttaattttagttttattttttcaagtaattCCTCTAGAGAAGAGCTCAAACTAAAATCCAGCActgagggggagctgggagtgccaggatttgggaattgCATCAAATCCCAGCTCAAGCACAAAGCTGAGTGTGGGTAATCCCAGCTCAAACACAAAGCTGAGTTTGGATGATCCTGGGTCAAACAAAAACCAGGAGTTTGGATACAAAGCAGGAGGAGTGTGAATAATCCCAGCTCAAACACAAAACTGAGTGTGGGTAACCCCAGCTCAAACACAAAACTGAGTTTAGATACAAACCAAGAGGAGTGCGGATAATCCCAACCTAAAAACAAAGCAGGAGTGTGGAGAATCCCAGCTCAAAAACAAAGCAGGAGGAGTGTAGATAATCCTAGcccaaaaacaaaactgagTTTGGATAATCCCAGCTCAAACATCAAGCAGGAGGAGTTTGGGTACTCCCAACTCAACCACAGAGCTGAGTTTGGGTAGTCCCAGCTCACACAGAGCTGAGTTTGGATAATCCCAGCTCAAACACCAAGCAGGAGGAGTTTGGGTAGTCCCAGCTCAGACACAAAACTGAGGTTGGGTAGTCCCAGCTCAGACACAAAGCTGAGTTTGGGTAGTCCCAGCTCAGCCACGCCTCCACGAATACCCGTGAGCTCAGGTGGGGACGAGCCCCACACGCGAGACAATAAATAACAAATCCTGTGTTTGGGCCCGGCTCTGAGGGGCCCCTCGCTAAGCCTGGCCCAGTTTAGGCAGGCAGAGCCCCGAGCTCGGGGGGTTTCAGCAGTTTCTAGGCAGCGATGGTGGTGCTCAGAGGGATCCCTCGCTAAGCCCGGCTCTGAGGGGCCCCTCGCTGAGCCCGGCTCCGTTCAGAGCCTCGAGCTCGGGGGCTTTGGGCCGTTTCTTGGCGGCGATGATGGTGTTCTTCATCAGCATGGCCACTGTCATGGGCCCCACGCCGCCGGGCACCGGCGTGATGTAACTCGCCTTCTTCCTCACCCCTGAGGGGAAAAGCCGGGTTTAAGGGCTGGGCGAGGCCACCCGGCCTGAAGCCACGCAGGCTCTGTCGGGATTAAGGATTTAGGAATGGGGCCGGGTGGTTTTTCCTTGAAAGCTGGGCCCAAAAGCACCAAAAAGCTGGGCCTAAAGGCACCAAGCAAGGCCTGGAAGCACCAAGGGtccaaaaggcaaaaaaaacaGGCCCAAAAGCACCAGGCCAGGCCTAAAAGCACAAAGCTCTGAAAACACCAAAAGCCAGGCCATAACGTACCAAAAAACTGGGCCTAAAAGCACAAAAAGCCAGACCTGGGATCCCCAAAAAGCTGGGCCCAAAGGCCCaagccagggctggagcagaggcagaCGGACACGGATGCACCCCAAACTCAGGGACACAACCCAGGCTTTGTCCCCTCAGTGCCCACAAAAGCCGATCCTGAGCCTAAAGAGCCAATCCTAAGCCGAGCCTAAGGCTCTGCTCACCTTCGAAATCCACGTCCCCGACGAGCCTGGGCTGGGCCGTGAGCGGGTCCTGCACGCGGGTGAGGCCCACGTCGATCACCGCCGCGCCCTCCTTGATCATGTCGGCCGTGATCAGGTTGGGGATGCCTGGAGAGCACCCAGGGATGccaggatgggattttggggtgcctggaGAGCACCCAGGgctcccaggctgggattttggggtgtctgtgcagagccaggagctgcaccctgaccctgctggcttccctcccaccccacGACTCCCCGGGTTCCCCTGCCAGGTGCTGCTCCCCATCCCAAAGgcagaaccccccaaaactgcGGCGGTTTTGCCTCAACCAcaggagcccccagccccaggagccccccaggacattccagggccaggagcccccagccccaggagcccccagccccgaCCTGCGGCGGCCACCACGATGTCGGCGCGGATCGTGTgctgcttcagctgctccttgggCGTGTAGCGGTGCGAGATCGTCACCGTGGCGTCACCTGCGCAGACAAAGAATAATCTGGTCAAGGGGCACATTCCTACGGGGCAGGAATTCACAGCCAGCACCCTGGGACAAAAATTCATCGTGGAAAGGTAAAATAGGAACAGGTTGAGCTAaaacagcctcaagctgtgccaggagaggtttagggctggatatcaggaaaaaaattcatcagAGAGAGGTTGTAAAATATTGGAAGAGAACACCCCTCTCTCCTACCTCCGGGGCGCTCGTGGCGGCCGTCGGTGTGCAGCAGCATGGCGATGGGCATGCCCACGTTCTTGGACCTGCCCGCCACCACCACGTTCCTGCCCAGCGTGGGGATCCCTGCGGGGCACACAGCACAGCCtcacacgctgccctgcaacgggggcaccccaaaatcccaccctagGTGGCCCTGGGAACCCTGcatggacaccccaaaatcccacctgggaaccctacacagacaccccaaaatcccacctgggaaccctgcacagacaccccaaaatcccaccctgggagccctgcacagacaccccaaaatcccacctgggaaccctacacagacaccccaaaatcccaccctgggaaccctgcacagacaccccaaaatcccatcctgagcatccctgggagccCTGCacggacaccccaaaatcccacctgggagccctgcacagacaccccaaaattgcaCCTGAGAACCCTGCACagataccccaaaatcccaccctgggagccctgggagccctgcacagacaccccaaaatcccaccctggcagccctgcagctctccccCGAGCTGGCATTCCCAGAACCccaaaagctgcagcaggagcagcagcaggagcagctctcacCCGTCCTCTGGATGATCTCCCAGACGCCCCGGGGCGTGGCTGGCAGCATGGAGTCCTGGTCCAGGCACATCCTGCCCACGTTGAGCACGTGGAACCCGTCCACGTCCTTGTGTGGGCTCACGGCGTTGCAGACCCTGCGCTCGTCGATGTGCTCTGCAAGGGCAGGGGGGCCACGGTGggcctgctgccagctgtgctgccagctgtgctgccagctgtgctgccatgCCAGCTGTGCTACCAGCTGTGCTTGTGAGCCCAAGCCTGGGATGGCGCTCTGACCCTGAGCTGGAattgggaccccaaactggagCTGGAATTGTCACTTCAAAGAGAGCTCTGACCCTGAACTGGAATTGTCACCCCAAACTGCAACTGTCACTCTGAGCTGGAATTGCAACCCCAAACTGGAGCTGCGACCCTGTGACCCCAAAGCCTGAGCTGGAATTGTCACCCCAAACTGGAGCTCTGACCCCAAGCCTTGAGCTCGAATTGTCACCCCAAATAGGAGCTGTGACCCTGAACTCTGAACTGGAATTTCAACCCCCAGCCCGAAGCTGGAATTGCAACTCCAAATTGGAGCTGT is from Taeniopygia guttata chromosome 22, bTaeGut7.mat, whole genome shotgun sequence and encodes:
- the MTHFD2 gene encoding bifunctional methylenetetrahydrofolate dehydrogenase/cyclohydrolase, mitochondrial; protein product: MAAALRPLRALSRAAPPPRARRLQLSAARGDAVVISGRKLARQIRQEARHEVQQWVAAGNRRPHLSVVLVGENPASHSYVLNKTKAAADVGISSETILRPASISEEELLELIAKLNSDAAVDGLLVQLPLPEHIDERRVCNAVSPHKDVDGFHVLNVGRMCLDQDSMLPATPRGVWEIIQRTGIPTLGRNVVVAGRSKNVGMPIAMLLHTDGRHERPGGDATVTISHRYTPKEQLKQHTIRADIVVAAAGIPNLITADMIKEGAAVIDVGLTRVQDPLTAQPRLVGDVDFEGVRKKASYITPVPGGVGPMTVAMLMKNTIIAAKKRPKAPELEALNGAGLSEGPLRAGLSEGSL